Proteins encoded together in one Hevea brasiliensis isolate MT/VB/25A 57/8 chromosome 16, ASM3005281v1, whole genome shotgun sequence window:
- the LOC110670270 gene encoding 60S ribosomal protein L24-like, with amino-acid sequence MYRKQHKKDLAAVKKKRRTTKKPYSRSIVGATLEVIQKRRTEKPEVRDAAREAALREIKERIKKTKDEKKAKKAELMAKTQKIQGKGNVPKGAVPKGPKLGGGGRKR; translated from the exons ATGTACAGGAAACAACACAAGAAG GACCTTGCTGCTGTTAAGAAGAAGCGCAGGACCACCAAGAAGCCATATTCAAGGTCTATAGTTGGTGCCACCTTGGAGGTCATACAGAAGAGGAGGACTGAGAAACCAGAGGTCCGAGATGCAGCTCGTGAAGCTGCTTTACG TGAAATCAAGGAGAGGATCAAGAAAACAAAAGATGAAAAGAAGGCAAAGAAAGCTGAGTTGATGGCCAAAACACAAAAAATACAGGGCAAGGGCAATGTGCCTAAGGGTGCTGTACCAAAGGGCCCCAAGCTTGGTGGTGGCGGTCGTAAGCGATGA
- the LOC110670283 gene encoding 60S ribosomal protein L24, giving the protein MVLKTELCRFSGAKIYPGKGIRFVRSDSQVFLFANSKCKRYFHNRLKPSKLTWTAMYRKQHKKDIAAEAVKKKRRTTKKPYSRSIVGATLEVIQKRRTEKPEVRDAAREAALREIKERIKKTKDEKKAKKAELMAKTQKTQTKGNVPKGAAPKGPKLGGGGGKR; this is encoded by the exons ATGGTTCTCAA GACTGAGCTTTGTCGCTTCAGCGGTGCCAAGATTTACCCTGGTAAGGGTATCAGATTTGTTCGATCTGATTCTCAG GTTTTCCTCTTCGCCAATTCAAAATGCAAGAGGTACTTCCACAACCGCCTAAAGCCTTCAAAGCTTACCTGGACAGCCATGTACAGGAAACAACACAAGAAG GACATTGCTGCTGAGGCTGTTAAGAAGAAGCGCAGGACCACCAAGAAGCCATATTCAAGGTCTATAGTTGGTGCCACCTTGGAGGTCATACAGAAGAGGAGGACTGAGAAACCAGAGGTCCGAGATGCTGCTCGTGAAGCTGCTTTACG TGAAATCAAGGAGAGGATCAAGAAAACAAAAGATGAAAAAAAGGCAAAGAAAGCTGAGTTGATGGCCAAAACTCAAAAAACACAGACCAAGGGCAATGTGCCTAAGGGTGCTGCACCAAAGGGCCCCAAgcttggtggtggtggtggaaagCGATGA